The following proteins are encoded in a genomic region of Bos javanicus breed banteng chromosome 20, ARS-OSU_banteng_1.0, whole genome shotgun sequence:
- the OSMR gene encoding oncostatin-M-specific receptor subunit beta: MALFAVLQTTFLLALLPLRTYQSEVLSEPLPLTPESLNVSINSTKQCLHLQWTVHNPDYHQEFKMVFQIQISRFKASNVIWLENYSTTVKRNQVLHWSWESELPLECAIHFVRMRTMVDDSRIPAPRLWSNWSSWEKADAQNSLGDHPLYVFPKDKLVEEGSNVTVCYISRNHQDNISCYLEDVLIYGRQLDQNVWAFEFKNVSFIRKTGTNFYCKGQGDPEGVVVLVSKVLEEPKNFSCETQDLKTLTCTWDPGNDTGLIQLPSYTLFESFSGKKTLCKHRNRCDWQVTQDSQEMYNFTLVAENYFRKRSVSILLNLIHGVHPMAPYSLFPKSVSATNATVTWKVYSIGSSSALLCQLQLLGEGKVIQQHNISVRVNGEYLLSELKPDTEYMARVRCAYADHFWKWSELISQNFTTAEAAPSEAPDVWRDVTFVSGHPTVTLFWKPLSKVHTNGKILFYNVVVENLDEPSSLKVLSVPAPANSTKVTLNQSSYQIYVTAHNSVGPSPASTVAISGHPGNENVEEGRMNGTEDGFPMSWKPQSRNATGYVVEWCDSPQHLPCVLRWKNLGPTNTDTVISSGAFRPGVRYNFRIYEISTKRMAHLLEKKAGYLKELAPSYNPKVNMSNLTSHSFTLSWKDYPTESQTGFIQGYYVYLKSKTGEKCHRGFEKTFLTDNSVCCKYTIDNPDQKTFVVKDLQPESAYEFLVTPYTSAGEGPLDDFRKVTTPDEYSHILIHIILPMVFFVFVIMIICYLKSQWLKDKCYPDIPDPYKSSVLSLIKFKENPHITIMNVNDCVPDAIEVVNKPEGSKMQFVGTRKSPTETKGTKPAYLDLLPTEKNYSGPGPCICFENFTYNQAASDLGYCGHFPVTPQAPHCQLRPLTSPENLLKTLEQNYMNSLGEIPAGEANLNYVSQLASPMSGDRESPPTNPPEPALCSEYKMQMAIPLGLASPARSENSSLSSTALLDPREHCH, translated from the exons gAGAACTACAGCACCACTGTGAAGCGGAACCAAGTCCTGCACTGGAGCTGGGAATCTGAGCTCCCTTTGGAATGTGCCATCCACTTTGTAAGAATGAGGACTATGGTGGATGATTCCAGGATTCCTGCACCCAGGCTCTGGAGTAACTGGAGTTCATGGGAGAAAGCAGATG CCCAGAATTCACTTGGAGATCATCCATTGTACGTTTTCCCTAAAGATAAGCTGGTGGAAGAGGGCTCCAATGTCACCGTTTGTTACATTTCTAGGAACCATCAAGATAACATATCCTGTTATTTGGAAGATGTACTGATATATGGAAGACAACTTGATCAAAATGTATGGGCATTCGAGTTCAAGAACGTTTCTTTCATTAGGAAAACTGGAACCAATTTCTATTGTAAGGGCCAAGGTGATCCAGAGGGCGTCGTTGTTTTGGTCTCAA AAGTGCTTGAAGAGCCCAAGAACTTTTCTTGCGAAACCCAGGACCTGAAGACTTTGACCTGTACTTGGGATCCCGGGAATGACACTGGCTTGATTCAACTGCCTTCCTACACTTTATTTGAATC attttccgGGAAAAAGACACTTTGTAAACACAGAAACCGGTGTGATTGGCAAGTAACTCAAGACTCACAAGAAATGTATAACTTTACACTCGTGGCTGAAAACTACTTTAGAAAAAGAAGTGTCAGTATTCTTTTAAACCTGATTCATGGAG TTCATCCAATGGCTCCCTATAGCTTGTTCCCTAAAAGTGTCAGTGCTACAAATGCCACCGTGACCTGGAAGGTATACTCCATAGGAAGCAGTTCTGCACTTTTGTGTCAGCTTCAACTCCTTGGTGAAGGAAAAGTGATACAA caaCACAATATCTCCGTCAGGGTGAATGGTGAGTACCTCTTAAGTGAACTGAAGCCGGACACAGAATATATGGCCCGTGTACGCTGTGCTTATGCCGACCACTTCTGGAAATGGAGTGAATTGATTAGCCAGAACTTCACCACAGCTGAAGCTG CTCCATCGGAGGCGCCCGATGTCTGGAGAGATGTGACATTTGTGTCAGGACATCCAACGGTGACCTTGTTCTGGAAG CCTCTATCAAAAGTGCACACCAATGGGAAGATCCTGTTCTATAATGTAGTTGTAGAAAATCTTGATGAACCGTCCAGTTTAAAGGTCCTCTCTGTCCCTGCTCCGGCCAACAGCACAAAAGTAACCCTCAATCAGAGTTCTTACCAGATCTACGTCACGGCTCACAACAGTGTGGGTCCTTCTCCGGCTTCCACAGTTGCCATTTCTGGACATCCTGGAAATG AAAATGTTGAAGAAGGAAGAATGAATGGTACAGAGGATGGATTTCCCATGTCTTGGAAACCCCAATCCAGAAATGCCACAGGTTACGTTGTGGAGTGGTGTGACAGTCCCCAGCACCTTCCCTGTGTTCTCCGGTGGAAAAACCTAGGCCCCACTAACACAGACACAGTCATTAGCTCGG GTGCTTTTAGACCAGGGGTTCGCTACAACTTCAGAATTTATGAAATTTCTACAAAAAGGATGGCCCATTTATTAGAGAAAAAAGCTGGCTATTTGAAGGAACTGG CTCCTTCATACAACCCTAAAGTGAATATGAGTAACTTGACCTCCCACTCCTTCACTCTGAGTTGGAAGGATTATCCCACCGAATCTCAAACTGGTTTTATACAAGGGTACTATGTCTACCTGAAATCCAAGACAGGGGAGAAGTGCCACCGGGgatttgaaaagacatttcttACAG ataatTCAGTATGTTGCAAATACACAATTGACAACCCGGATCAAAAGACATTTGTTGTGAAAGACCTACAGCCAGAATCTGCCTATGAGTTTTTGGTCACTCCTTATACAAGTGCTGGTGAGGGTCCCCTGGATGACTTCAGAAAGGTCACGACTCCGGATGAATACT cccatATACTGATACACATCATTCTCCCCATGGTTTTCTTCGTTTTTGTCATCATGATCATCTGCTACCTAAAAAGCCAGTG GTTGAAGGACAAGTGTTATCCTGACATTCCAGACCCTTACAAGAGCAGCGTCCTGTCATTAATAAAATTCAAG gaGAATCCTCATATAACAATAATGAACGTCAATGACTGTGTTCCAGATGCTATTGAAGTTGTAAACAAGCCCGAAGGGAGTAAGATGCAGTTCGTAGGCACTAGGAAGTCACCCACAGAAACTAAAGGTACTAAGCCTGCCTATCTGGACCTGCTCCCAACAGAGAAGAACTACTCTGGCCCTGGACCTTGCATCTGTTTTGAGAACTTTACCTATAATCAGGCAGCTTCTGACTTGGGTTATTGTGGACATTTCCCAGTAACCCCTCAAGCCCCACACTGTCAGCTGAGACCACTGACTTCACCTGAAAATTTACTAAAGACACTGGAACAAAACTACATGAACTCCCTGGGAGAAATCCCAGCTGGAGAAGCTAATTTGAATTATGTATCCCAGTTGGCTTCACCCATGTCTGGAGACAGGGAGAGCCCACCAACAAATCCACCAGAGCCAGCACTCTGTTCGGAGTATAAAATGCAAATGGCTATTCCCCTGGGTCTTGCCTCCCCCGCCCGAAGTGAGAATAGCAGCCTATCTTCCACTGCCCTTTTAGATCCGCGTGAACACTGCCACTAA